Proteins found in one Actinokineospora alba genomic segment:
- a CDS encoding DUF1702 family protein codes for MPTILGTLRRVLLTPGLADVTFRVRGFPGADSPAAETLEAIPRSVICGFEWGIEAKTLWEVEQRLALVEPRQRGFAYEGAAMAATVRDAMAGGRGKRAKELLDGPGEPHLFLTYIGIGFAMARLPRVLWKKVIPELAASPYHPTMTWLAVDGYGFDRAYFQTRRWVDQQRVPKPYPWEGSGEYFLRAFDQGVGRALWFIHGARPDAVTEAVNRFAPHRHADLWSGVGLAATFAGGCDEPGLIRLRAASGAHWAELALGVVFALKARTYAGFTPPHSELAARALTGLSVSAAVEIGDGTAADPWGTGLDPAYERWRERIRTRLVATTVAQAVAQTSADRVPEGEALH; via the coding sequence ATGCCGACAATTCTCGGCACGCTACGCAGAGTTCTCCTGACACCCGGTTTGGCCGACGTGACCTTCCGCGTCCGCGGCTTCCCGGGTGCGGACTCACCCGCCGCCGAGACACTCGAGGCGATTCCGCGGTCGGTGATCTGCGGGTTCGAATGGGGCATCGAGGCGAAGACGCTGTGGGAGGTCGAACAGCGCCTGGCGCTCGTCGAGCCGCGGCAGCGCGGCTTCGCCTACGAGGGCGCGGCGATGGCGGCCACCGTGCGCGACGCCATGGCGGGCGGACGCGGGAAGCGCGCCAAGGAACTGCTCGACGGTCCCGGCGAGCCGCACCTCTTCCTGACCTACATCGGCATCGGGTTCGCCATGGCGCGGCTGCCGCGGGTGCTGTGGAAGAAAGTCATCCCCGAACTGGCCGCGTCGCCGTACCACCCGACGATGACCTGGCTGGCCGTCGACGGCTACGGCTTCGACCGCGCCTACTTCCAGACCAGGCGCTGGGTGGACCAGCAGCGGGTGCCCAAGCCCTACCCGTGGGAAGGCTCCGGCGAGTACTTCCTGCGGGCCTTCGACCAGGGGGTCGGCCGCGCGCTGTGGTTCATCCACGGGGCCCGTCCCGACGCCGTCACCGAAGCGGTGAACCGGTTCGCCCCGCACCGGCACGCCGACCTGTGGAGCGGTGTCGGCCTGGCCGCGACGTTCGCGGGCGGCTGCGACGAACCCGGCCTGATCCGCCTGCGCGCGGCGTCCGGGGCGCACTGGGCGGAACTCGCGCTCGGGGTGGTGTTCGCGCTGAAGGCGCGGACCTACGCCGGGTTCACTCCCCCGCACAGCGAACTCGCCGCCCGGGCCCTCACGGGGCTCTCGGTGTCGGCGGCGGTCGAGATCGGCGACGGCACCGCGGCCGACCCGTGGGGCACGGGCCTCGATCCCGCGTACGAGCGCTGGCGCGAGCGGATCCGCACCCGGCTCGTCGCCACCACAGTCGCCCAAGCGGTGGCCCAGACGTCCGCGGATCGAGTCCCCGAGGGGGAAGCGTTGCACTGA
- a CDS encoding TIGR03084 family metal-binding protein — protein sequence MSDLQDVIIALTVEGEEVDRMVAGLTAEQWGTPTPSPGWTVTHQVAHLAATFRLAGLAASDPAAFGALAATLSPDFDANVTMAMSQYLGDPTEVLLSRWRSDRDDAIKALAAVPAESMVPWLVRPLPPAILACAGMMELFGHGQDIADALGVRRTFSDRLRHLVAFAVRTWDFGYLARALPTPDAEFRFEITGPSGALWTFGPADAANRISGPAVDFCLLVTRRRHHSDLAVEAAGPEATAWLEIAQAYRGPAGDGRTPGQFAA from the coding sequence GTGTCCGATCTGCAAGACGTGATCATCGCGCTGACCGTTGAGGGCGAAGAGGTCGACCGAATGGTCGCGGGCCTCACCGCCGAGCAGTGGGGGACGCCGACCCCGTCGCCGGGGTGGACGGTCACCCACCAGGTCGCGCACCTCGCGGCGACGTTCCGGCTGGCGGGCCTGGCCGCGTCCGACCCCGCCGCCTTCGGCGCCCTGGCCGCGACGCTGAGCCCGGACTTCGACGCGAACGTGACCATGGCGATGTCGCAGTATCTCGGTGACCCGACCGAGGTGCTGCTCTCCCGCTGGCGGTCGGACCGGGACGACGCGATCAAGGCGTTGGCCGCGGTTCCGGCGGAGTCGATGGTGCCCTGGCTGGTTCGGCCGCTGCCGCCCGCCATCCTGGCTTGCGCGGGGATGATGGAACTCTTCGGGCACGGGCAGGACATCGCCGACGCGCTCGGGGTTCGGCGGACGTTCTCCGACCGGCTGCGCCACCTCGTGGCGTTCGCGGTGCGGACGTGGGACTTCGGGTATCTCGCTCGCGCGCTGCCCACACCGGACGCGGAGTTCCGGTTCGAGATCACCGGGCCCTCGGGGGCACTGTGGACATTCGGACCCGCCGACGCGGCGAACCGGATCTCCGGGCCCGCGGTGGACTTCTGCCTGCTGGTCACGCGGCGGCGCCACCACAGCGACTTGGCGGTCGAGGCCGCGGGCCCGGAGGCCACGGCCTGGCTGGAGATCGCGCAGGCGTACCGCGGGCCCGCCGGCGACGGTCGAACGCCTGGCCAGTTCGCGGCGTGA
- a CDS encoding sensor histidine kinase, whose amino-acid sequence MRWFRLSSTPWRPHGTPFASGPLLAPLLARAIVAAVYSGLCVVAFLHVLESAPAFSVALFAAVALLILLALQVCYISRPGGPPRSPLTYWVLAAQTCLVFVPAQQFGQAWVALPSLLAGTVLLVLPPAAAVTAFVAILVVTARTQEMLTHSVLDVAYIVAGGLVAALEVFGLTRLAGLITDLHAARSELGKVAVARERTRFARDLHDLLGLSLAAIGPKSAAASAALTTDPDKARAELREILVVARHALADVRLISSGYRELSLREESRTVEALLAASNVDVRMELNHGELPAHIRSVVVAVLRAGVANVLHHTSVARCDITMRQAGRTLALDIVDDGVTGRCATEDSSFDGGLDSLADRVRALGGSLTEGPDPDGRFGLHLAIPVGSRVEHAAASDEIEEGPRYATLLATGLMNVVFVGFGCAAMLHLLYLTRDPVVLWFGAGCLLALVALQLLWVSRPGVRIGSPSRYVVVAVQAMLVYLPLAVFPHAWASVPGLLAGTALLVFRPAMGWLGFGAVVASVPWAQGSSELIDVILAVTATVITGLVTYGLTWMAGSVSELRAARRALARAAVTRERQRFARDLHDLLGLSLSAITLKAELAHRAMKVDPVRVVAELGEIVSIARLALADVRLVAGGYRDLSLNEESRSVESVLAAANVDVRMDLRYGELRPEVRTVLATVLREGVTNVLRHSRGAHCEISVRRHADMVVLEIVNDGVSVPFAREGVGNGIRNLTERVAVVGGHLVAGVGDDGMFRLRAEVPA is encoded by the coding sequence GTGCGCTGGTTCCGGCTTAGCTCCACTCCGTGGAGGCCGCACGGCACGCCCTTCGCATCCGGCCCGCTCCTCGCGCCCCTGCTCGCCCGCGCCATCGTCGCCGCGGTGTACTCCGGGCTCTGTGTGGTGGCGTTCCTGCACGTCCTGGAGTCGGCGCCGGCGTTCTCGGTCGCGCTGTTCGCCGCGGTCGCGCTGCTTATCCTGCTGGCACTGCAGGTCTGCTACATCAGCAGGCCGGGCGGGCCGCCGCGGTCCCCGCTCACGTACTGGGTGCTGGCGGCGCAGACGTGCCTGGTCTTCGTCCCCGCGCAGCAGTTCGGGCAGGCGTGGGTGGCGCTGCCCAGCCTGCTGGCGGGCACGGTGCTGCTGGTGTTGCCGCCCGCCGCGGCGGTGACCGCGTTCGTGGCCATCCTGGTGGTCACCGCGCGGACCCAGGAGATGCTGACGCACTCGGTGCTCGACGTCGCCTACATCGTCGCGGGGGGCCTGGTGGCGGCCCTGGAGGTGTTCGGGCTGACCCGGCTGGCCGGGCTGATCACCGACCTGCACGCGGCCCGCTCGGAGCTGGGGAAGGTGGCGGTCGCCCGGGAACGCACCCGGTTCGCCCGCGACCTGCACGACCTGCTCGGGCTGAGCCTCGCGGCCATCGGGCCCAAGAGCGCCGCCGCGAGCGCGGCGCTCACCACCGACCCGGACAAGGCCCGGGCGGAACTGCGGGAGATCCTGGTGGTGGCCCGGCACGCGCTGGCCGACGTGCGGCTGATCTCCAGCGGGTACCGGGAGCTGTCGCTGCGCGAGGAGTCCCGCACGGTCGAGGCGCTGCTCGCCGCGTCCAATGTGGACGTTCGGATGGAGCTCAACCACGGCGAGCTGCCCGCGCACATCCGCTCCGTCGTCGTCGCCGTGCTCCGCGCCGGGGTGGCCAACGTCCTGCACCACACGAGTGTCGCCCGGTGCGACATCACCATGCGCCAGGCCGGTCGGACCCTCGCGCTCGACATCGTCGACGACGGGGTCACCGGCCGCTGCGCCACCGAGGACAGTTCCTTCGACGGGGGACTGGACAGTCTGGCCGACCGCGTCCGCGCGCTGGGCGGGTCGCTCACCGAGGGGCCGGACCCCGACGGCCGGTTCGGTCTGCACCTGGCGATCCCGGTGGGCTCGCGGGTGGAGCACGCGGCGGCGTCCGACGAGATCGAGGAAGGCCCGCGCTACGCCACGCTGCTCGCCACCGGTCTGATGAACGTGGTGTTCGTCGGCTTCGGGTGCGCGGCGATGCTCCATTTGCTTTACCTGACACGGGATCCGGTCGTGCTGTGGTTCGGCGCGGGATGCCTGCTGGCGCTGGTCGCCCTGCAGCTGCTCTGGGTGAGCAGGCCGGGCGTGCGCATCGGTTCGCCCTCACGGTATGTCGTGGTCGCCGTCCAGGCGATGCTGGTGTACCTGCCGCTCGCGGTGTTCCCGCACGCGTGGGCCAGCGTGCCGGGGTTGCTCGCGGGGACCGCGCTGCTGGTGTTCCGGCCCGCGATGGGGTGGCTCGGGTTCGGCGCGGTGGTGGCCAGTGTCCCTTGGGCGCAGGGGTCTTCCGAGCTGATCGACGTGATCCTCGCCGTGACCGCCACGGTGATCACCGGGCTGGTCACCTACGGGCTCACGTGGATGGCGGGGTCGGTCTCGGAGCTGCGCGCGGCCCGGCGCGCCCTGGCGCGCGCGGCGGTGACCCGGGAGCGGCAGCGGTTCGCGCGGGACCTGCACGACCTGCTGGGGTTGAGCCTGTCGGCGATCACGCTCAAGGCGGAGCTGGCGCACCGGGCGATGAAGGTGGACCCGGTTCGGGTGGTCGCGGAGCTGGGGGAGATCGTCTCGATCGCCCGGCTGGCGCTGGCAGACGTCCGGCTGGTGGCGGGCGGCTACCGGGATCTGTCGCTCAACGAGGAATCGCGCTCGGTCGAGTCGGTGCTGGCCGCGGCGAACGTCGATGTGCGGATGGACCTGCGGTACGGGGAGTTGCGGCCTGAGGTCCGCACCGTGCTCGCGACCGTGTTGCGCGAAGGGGTGACGAATGTGTTGCGGCACAGTCGCGGGGCGCATTGCGAGATCTCGGTGCGGCGGCACGCGGACATGGTGGTGTTGGAGATCGTGAACGACGGGGTTTCGGTGCCGTTCGCGCGTGAGGGTGTGGGGAATGGGATCCGGAACCTGACCGAGCGGGTGGCCGTGGTCGGTGGGCACCTTGTGGCTGGGGTCGGGGATGACGGCATGTTCCGGCTCAGGGCAGAGGTTCCTGCTTGA
- a CDS encoding response regulator transcription factor: MRGDVIRVLIAEDMHMVRGALVALLNLEQDVDVVAEVASGDDILSSARKSQADVAVIDIDLPGKDGLTAATELHEHLPECRTLILTSLGRPGTLRRALAAKVGGFILKDAPADKLANAIRGVAAGRRVVDGDLALAAWDGADCPLTGREIEVLQMAAGGANAVDIATRLFLSAGTVRNYLTTIVTKLNARNRVDAIRIATESGWL, encoded by the coding sequence ATGCGTGGAGACGTGATCAGAGTATTGATTGCCGAGGACATGCACATGGTCAGAGGCGCGCTGGTCGCGCTGCTGAACTTGGAACAGGATGTCGATGTCGTCGCCGAGGTGGCCTCGGGCGACGACATCCTTTCGTCGGCACGGAAATCGCAGGCCGATGTGGCGGTGATCGACATCGATCTGCCGGGCAAGGACGGCCTCACCGCGGCCACCGAGTTGCACGAACACCTTCCGGAATGCCGCACCCTGATCCTCACCAGCCTCGGCAGGCCCGGCACCCTCCGACGGGCCTTGGCGGCCAAGGTGGGCGGCTTCATCCTCAAGGACGCCCCCGCCGACAAACTCGCCAACGCCATCCGCGGCGTCGCCGCGGGGCGGCGGGTCGTGGACGGCGACCTGGCCCTCGCGGCCTGGGACGGCGCCGACTGCCCCCTGACGGGCCGCGAGATCGAGGTGCTGCAGATGGCGGCGGGCGGCGCGAACGCGGTGGACATCGCCACGCGCCTGTTCCTGTCGGCGGGCACGGTGCGGAACTACCTGACGACCATCGTCACCAAGCTCAACGCCCGCAACCGGGTGGACGCGATCCGGATAGCCACGGAGTCCGGCTGGCTGTAG
- a CDS encoding DUF6239 family natural product biosynthesis protein, whose protein sequence is MTRGVGRPGGWSTPGSRPHRTTGRARTTAHPVLRRVARPFAVLPLVALLLVAGAVPAVAQQHGHTLSVPVAFGPLALKVALFYAVPAVAGFALLRGFLERPSKYTAAFVCGSAALGVVLELMLAGRLEVTNRIVFVAFVAGCLPVLLTLAPVSGNLAAAARRTAPYVLAVASVAAVLHFAKAWLGAGLPATLHSGVILALAGLAWLPLVGCRRRAARFTVHAGSALVATALLAATAQATVAVGF, encoded by the coding sequence ATGACGCGGGGGGTGGGTCGTCCGGGTGGGTGGTCCACCCCTGGCTCCCGGCCACACCGCACGACCGGGCGGGCCCGCACCACCGCGCACCCGGTCCTGCGCCGGGTGGCGCGGCCGTTCGCCGTCCTTCCGCTCGTCGCGCTGCTGCTCGTCGCCGGGGCGGTGCCCGCGGTGGCGCAGCAGCACGGGCACACGCTGTCCGTGCCGGTCGCGTTCGGGCCGCTGGCACTGAAGGTCGCGCTGTTCTACGCCGTTCCCGCGGTCGCCGGATTCGCTTTGCTGCGCGGGTTTCTCGAGCGGCCGAGCAAGTACACCGCCGCCTTCGTCTGCGGCAGCGCCGCGCTCGGAGTGGTGCTCGAACTGATGCTCGCGGGCAGGCTCGAGGTGACCAACCGGATCGTCTTCGTCGCCTTCGTGGCGGGCTGCCTCCCGGTCTTGCTCACCCTCGCGCCCGTGTCCGGGAACTTGGCCGCCGCCGCCCGCCGGACGGCGCCGTACGTCCTGGCCGTCGCGTCGGTCGCCGCCGTCCTCCACTTCGCCAAGGCGTGGCTGGGCGCGGGACTGCCCGCGACCCTCCACAGCGGCGTGATCTTGGCGCTGGCGGGCCTGGCGTGGCTGCCGCTGGTCGGGTGCAGGCGCCGCGCCGCCCGGTTCACCGTGCACGCGGGTTCGGCGCTGGTGGCCACCGCGCTGCTGGCGGCCACCGCCCAGGCCACGGTCGCCGTCGGGTTCTGA
- a CDS encoding acyltransferase domain-containing protein — protein sequence MGSERIAIVGIGLRHPGAGSREEYASADWLALAVTTAALADAGFPEGDGLPERSTGVAFDYRLTGEFSGANMETLARGLTGTVAGRVRDHFALADTHSSSPLSVATTAKALVDGDLDVAIVGGLDLAIDPFKVVGLAKAGASTTGELKDPNGFRPGVAAGVLVLMRESDAIARGGKIYARVSEWGTAGILDLITNQDAELLLFDADDVEGLRAKLTRVTARAHELAPAELAATLSTELAGGPLRAAVVTSSPEDAERKLNLLVAALDAGQTALFSPAEGVLLDSRSVAPKLGFLFPGRGSGRGVGALRRRFPAADHVFHSDTLVGDPTAPEVVQARVVTGSLAGLRVLHTLGIEADIAVGHSLGELTALAWAGAMGGPELQELAGIRGRIMAQASDGGGAMAAMLIDPAGAEGLMAGHPVVIAGYESPEQTVISGAAEAVDAVCAKAAAEGVTAIRINVPHAFHSPLVRRAAEAMTDRLAERPFERLVRQVASTVTGDVLDPDTDPRALLVDQVLLPVRFTEAAARAARDVDLLIEVGAAAGLTSLLGQIAPDKPVLALDTDSDSLSPLLTVAGAAFVLGAPVDTSALFGDRLLLALDGETTPSSSQCEAAPAIGADLVAPLHQDSHGGGVASAGGSTPLSPADATPADTRVDDPAAGGPWVRPFLVEHVPQRRPSVVSGIGAPGQWQVFAPEGHPLAEPLRAALAKAGIGDGVLLCLPNDGEPYVDLVLAAGKAAVADEGRFVAVQHRRGAAEFARTVRLDTPTTRTTVVGLADTEPSTPDSIRVAVGRVVGEAAATNWFSEVRYGADGTRTIPVLKALIAPARPIGSSPLDGTDVLLVTGAGNTITADCVLAIAQDSTAKLALLGEADPSENPTLAGTLARMAAAGVDYRYQRADVAAAEEVAAAVARFEAELGPVTAVLHGTRASPSEEDLGRTSAPEITELRAVLGAVDPGKLKLLVTFGPAGAAHHPTATDWMSELTVEFGGKHPDTRVLALKWSDADGVTPDKGIAVLREVLADPSAGPVVLISGRTAGQPVMEDIELTMTRFVDHVVAHYPGIELITEVELSVADDPYLADYLLDGEPHFPATMALEAMTQVGSALSGSESAPLLENVEFLRPITVHPGGSTKLRLAALVRDTETVDVVVRGEENGFSVDHVRATLKARPEPPRSAAPDPRLPAVALNPAELYGSVLFQGKRFQRVRAYRKVSARHVVAELGGTTTAPWFAAHLPRRLLLADPGTRDAVMHAIQCCVPEEILLPQGVERLYLAQWSEEDPQSVVMDARERRHDGECHIFDVDVRTPDGQVVERWEGLLLRSVGRRDGAPWAPALLGSTVERSLERVFGGSRSVVVEPDAQGRRQTTLAVSRALGRTAEVRRLPDGVAMSHGAGLTFVVVGSGRLDCAIESAADVDWPGLLDEQLALRDLLTTEAADSAAVAGTRIRAALRALGKTGAAGQALTLDRVHPDRWVVLSAGDDKIATWVTTVKDRPDPVVFAVLSGEER from the coding sequence GTGGGCAGTGAGCGGATCGCGATCGTCGGCATTGGTCTTCGTCATCCCGGCGCGGGTTCCCGGGAGGAATACGCCTCCGCCGACTGGCTCGCCCTCGCGGTGACGACCGCGGCGCTGGCCGACGCGGGCTTCCCCGAGGGCGACGGGCTGCCCGAGCGGTCCACCGGGGTCGCGTTCGACTACCGCCTCACCGGCGAGTTCTCCGGCGCGAATATGGAGACCCTCGCGCGTGGCCTGACCGGCACCGTCGCCGGGCGCGTCCGCGACCACTTCGCCCTCGCGGACACCCACTCGTCGTCGCCGCTGTCCGTCGCCACCACCGCCAAGGCGTTGGTCGACGGGGATCTGGACGTCGCCATCGTGGGTGGCCTCGACCTGGCCATCGACCCGTTCAAGGTCGTCGGCCTCGCCAAGGCGGGCGCGTCCACCACCGGCGAGCTGAAGGACCCCAACGGTTTCCGGCCGGGCGTGGCAGCAGGCGTCCTCGTGCTGATGCGCGAGTCCGATGCCATCGCCCGCGGCGGCAAGATCTATGCCCGCGTCTCCGAGTGGGGCACCGCGGGCATCCTGGATCTGATCACCAACCAGGACGCGGAGCTGCTGCTGTTCGACGCCGACGACGTCGAGGGGCTGCGCGCCAAGCTCACCCGGGTCACCGCGCGGGCGCACGAACTCGCGCCCGCCGAGCTCGCGGCCACGCTCTCCACTGAACTGGCGGGCGGGCCACTGCGCGCGGCGGTGGTGACCAGTTCCCCCGAGGACGCCGAGCGCAAGCTCAACCTGCTGGTCGCGGCGCTCGACGCGGGGCAGACCGCACTGTTCTCCCCGGCCGAGGGAGTATTGCTGGACAGCCGGTCAGTCGCGCCGAAGCTGGGGTTCCTGTTCCCTGGCCGGGGATCGGGACGCGGAGTCGGCGCCCTGCGCCGCCGGTTCCCGGCCGCCGACCACGTCTTCCACTCCGACACGCTCGTCGGCGACCCGACCGCACCCGAGGTCGTGCAGGCACGCGTCGTCACCGGCTCGCTCGCCGGGCTGCGCGTGCTGCACACCCTGGGCATCGAGGCCGACATCGCCGTGGGCCACAGCCTCGGCGAGCTGACGGCGCTGGCCTGGGCGGGCGCCATGGGCGGGCCCGAACTGCAGGAGCTGGCCGGGATCCGCGGCCGGATCATGGCCCAGGCCAGCGACGGCGGCGGCGCGATGGCCGCCATGCTCATCGACCCCGCCGGCGCCGAGGGCCTGATGGCGGGCCACCCGGTGGTGATCGCCGGGTACGAGAGCCCCGAACAGACCGTCATCTCCGGGGCCGCCGAGGCCGTCGACGCGGTGTGCGCCAAGGCCGCCGCCGAGGGCGTCACCGCCATCCGGATCAACGTCCCGCACGCCTTCCACTCGCCGCTGGTGCGGCGGGCGGCGGAGGCGATGACCGACCGGCTCGCCGAGCGGCCCTTCGAGCGGCTGGTCCGCCAGGTCGCCTCCACGGTCACCGGCGACGTCCTCGACCCCGACACCGACCCGCGCGCCCTGCTGGTCGACCAGGTTCTCCTCCCGGTGCGGTTCACCGAGGCCGCGGCCCGCGCCGCCCGCGACGTGGACCTGCTGATCGAGGTCGGCGCGGCCGCCGGCCTCACCAGCCTGCTCGGACAGATCGCACCGGACAAGCCCGTTCTCGCGCTCGACACCGACAGCGACTCGCTCAGCCCGCTGCTCACCGTGGCGGGCGCGGCGTTCGTCCTCGGCGCACCGGTCGACACCTCCGCGCTGTTCGGTGACCGATTGCTCCTCGCACTCGACGGTGAGACGACCCCCTCGTCGAGCCAGTGCGAGGCCGCGCCCGCCATCGGCGCGGACCTGGTGGCCCCCCTCCACCAGGACAGCCATGGCGGCGGGGTCGCGTCCGCGGGGGGCTCCACCCCCTTGTCCCCAGCGGACGCGACCCCGGCGGACACGCGGGTCGACGACCCCGCCGCGGGCGGTCCCTGGGTCCGCCCGTTCCTGGTCGAGCACGTCCCGCAGCGACGCCCGTCGGTCGTCTCCGGTATCGGCGCGCCCGGGCAGTGGCAGGTGTTCGCCCCGGAGGGCCACCCGCTGGCCGAGCCGCTGCGCGCCGCACTGGCGAAGGCGGGCATCGGCGACGGTGTCCTGCTGTGCCTGCCGAATGACGGCGAACCCTATGTCGACCTGGTCCTCGCCGCGGGCAAGGCCGCCGTCGCCGACGAAGGCCGATTCGTCGCCGTGCAGCACCGCCGCGGCGCCGCCGAGTTCGCCCGCACGGTGCGCCTCGACACGCCGACGACGCGCACAACCGTCGTCGGGCTGGCCGACACCGAACCGTCCACACCGGACTCGATCAGGGTGGCCGTCGGGCGGGTCGTCGGCGAAGCGGCCGCCACCAACTGGTTCTCCGAGGTCCGTTACGGCGCCGACGGCACCCGCACCATCCCGGTGCTCAAGGCGCTGATCGCACCCGCCCGCCCCATCGGCTCCTCGCCGCTTGACGGCACCGACGTCCTGTTGGTCACCGGTGCGGGCAACACCATCACAGCCGACTGCGTGCTGGCCATCGCCCAGGATTCCACGGCCAAGCTGGCGCTGCTCGGTGAGGCCGACCCGAGCGAGAACCCCACGCTGGCCGGGACCCTGGCCCGGATGGCGGCCGCGGGCGTCGACTACCGCTACCAGCGGGCCGACGTCGCCGCCGCGGAGGAGGTCGCCGCCGCGGTCGCGCGATTCGAGGCCGAGCTGGGTCCGGTCACCGCGGTCCTGCACGGCACCCGGGCCAGTCCGTCCGAAGAGGACCTCGGACGGACGTCCGCGCCCGAGATCACCGAACTGCGCGCGGTGCTTGGTGCGGTGGACCCTGGCAAGCTCAAGCTGCTGGTCACCTTCGGCCCGGCCGGTGCGGCGCATCACCCCACGGCGACCGACTGGATGTCCGAGCTGACGGTCGAATTCGGCGGGAAGCACCCGGACACGCGGGTGCTGGCGCTGAAGTGGTCGGACGCTGACGGCGTCACCCCGGACAAGGGCATCGCTGTCCTGCGTGAGGTGCTCGCCGACCCGAGCGCCGGACCGGTGGTGCTCATCAGCGGCCGCACCGCTGGTCAGCCCGTGATGGAGGACATCGAGCTGACGATGACCCGGTTCGTCGACCACGTGGTCGCGCACTATCCGGGCATCGAGCTGATCACCGAGGTCGAACTCTCCGTGGCCGACGACCCGTACCTGGCGGACTACCTGCTCGACGGCGAGCCGCACTTCCCCGCCACGATGGCCTTGGAAGCCATGACGCAGGTCGGTTCGGCGCTGAGCGGTTCGGAGAGCGCGCCGCTGCTGGAGAACGTCGAATTCCTTCGCCCGATCACCGTCCACCCCGGCGGGTCCACCAAGCTCCGGCTGGCCGCGCTGGTCCGCGACACCGAGACCGTCGACGTCGTGGTGCGCGGCGAGGAGAACGGGTTCAGCGTGGACCACGTCCGCGCCACCCTGAAGGCGCGCCCGGAGCCGCCGCGGTCGGCCGCCCCCGACCCTCGGCTCCCCGCGGTCGCCTTGAACCCGGCCGAGCTGTATGGCAGCGTTCTGTTCCAGGGCAAGCGGTTTCAGCGCGTTCGTGCCTACCGTAAGGTCAGCGCGCGCCACGTGGTGGCCGAACTGGGCGGCACGACGACCGCTCCCTGGTTCGCCGCGCACCTGCCGCGGCGGCTGCTGCTGGCCGACCCCGGCACCCGCGACGCTGTCATGCACGCCATCCAGTGCTGTGTCCCCGAGGAAATCCTGCTCCCGCAAGGTGTCGAGCGGCTCTACTTGGCACAGTGGTCCGAAGAGGACCCGCAATCGGTGGTCATGGACGCCCGGGAACGCCGCCACGACGGCGAGTGCCACATCTTCGACGTCGACGTGCGCACGCCCGACGGCCAGGTCGTCGAGCGCTGGGAAGGCTTGTTGCTGCGGTCTGTCGGCCGCCGCGATGGCGCGCCGTGGGCGCCCGCGCTGCTTGGGTCCACTGTGGAACGCTCGCTGGAGCGGGTGTTCGGCGGCAGCCGGTCCGTCGTCGTCGAGCCCGACGCGCAGGGGCGGCGCCAGACCACACTCGCCGTCAGCAGGGCACTCGGGCGGACCGCCGAGGTGCGCCGCCTCCCCGACGGCGTAGCCATGTCCCATGGCGCGGGCCTGACCTTCGTGGTCGTCGGCTCCGGCAGGCTCGACTGCGCCATCGAGTCCGCCGCCGACGTGGACTGGCCGGGCCTGCTCGACGAGCAGCTCGCCCTGCGGGACCTGCTCACCACCGAGGCGGCCGACAGCGCCGCGGTCGCGGGCACCCGGATCCGGGCCGCGCTGCGGGCACTGGGCAAAACCGGGGCCGCGGGCCAGGCGCTGACTCTCGACCGCGTCCACCCCGATCGCTGGGTGGTGCTGTCCGCGGGCGACGACAAGATCGCGACTTGGGTCACGACGGTCAAAGACCGCCCCGACCCGGTCGTCTTCGCGGTCCTGTCGGGAGAGGAACGCTGA
- a CDS encoding acyl-CoA thioesterase, with product MADYFELRHTVGFEETNLVGNVYYVNYLRWQGLCREKFLKTEAPEVLEEVKGDLKLFTLKAECDFFAEITAFDDLSIRMRLEELTQTQAQFTFDYVKLHDDGETLVAQGVQRIACMRGPYPNTVPARVPLELRRALAPYAVAGVST from the coding sequence ATGGCGGACTACTTCGAGCTCCGGCACACGGTGGGCTTCGAGGAGACCAATCTCGTCGGCAACGTCTACTACGTCAACTACCTGCGGTGGCAGGGACTGTGCCGGGAGAAGTTCCTCAAAACCGAGGCCCCGGAGGTCCTTGAGGAGGTCAAGGGGGACCTGAAGCTGTTCACCCTCAAGGCCGAGTGCGACTTCTTCGCCGAGATCACCGCGTTCGACGACCTGTCGATCCGCATGCGGCTCGAAGAACTGACCCAGACCCAGGCCCAGTTCACCTTCGACTACGTGAAGCTGCACGACGACGGTGAGACGCTGGTGGCGCAAGGGGTGCAGCGCATCGCGTGCATGCGCGGCCCCTACCCCAACACCGTGCCCGCTCGGGTTCCGCTGGAGCTGCGCCGGGCGCTGGCTCCGTACGCGGTCGCCGGGGTCTCGACCTAG